In Sphingobacterium zeae, one genomic interval encodes:
- a CDS encoding TlpA disulfide reductase family protein has protein sequence MKIIITAVALLLGAYSAFSQSSQFRVKGKIGKANNGKYVKLYYQRDTVKVVDSVLITGGTFVLRGQLTDPTLGHLSMDNMESGDRIDLFLAGGTVHVETKDSLSYARIYGTAFTEAHEKLAQKLRPADRKVIDGFVRFKNMPEGEEKKAYVTELLAGLDQYTRFKREVVHQFVVENPGSYVSLYHLNQVAGGNVNYETTYPYYDKLSTEVKNSALGKHLGDRLSAARGILTGQLYKDFVSTTPDGQELSLKEVIVKNKYTLLDFWASWCGPCRKENPHVVDTYEAFKKQGFTVLSVSLDDDKTRWTEAINKDGMPWYHVSSLKGWKEPAAALYGVRAIPQNVLIDSQGKIVATNLRGETLFNKVQSLLK, from the coding sequence ATGAAAATAATTATCACAGCAGTTGCTCTGCTATTAGGAGCCTATTCCGCATTCTCGCAAAGTAGTCAGTTTAGGGTTAAAGGAAAAATAGGGAAAGCCAACAATGGAAAGTATGTCAAACTATATTACCAACGCGACACGGTAAAAGTCGTCGATAGTGTGCTTATAACAGGTGGTACCTTTGTTTTACGTGGCCAATTGACCGATCCCACGCTAGGTCATTTATCTATGGACAATATGGAATCCGGCGATCGTATAGATCTTTTCCTTGCGGGGGGGACAGTCCATGTCGAAACAAAAGATTCGTTGAGTTATGCGCGAATATATGGTACAGCATTCACTGAAGCACACGAAAAGCTGGCCCAGAAATTAAGACCTGCCGACCGCAAAGTGATCGATGGATTTGTGCGTTTTAAAAATATGCCTGAGGGCGAGGAAAAAAAAGCGTATGTTACCGAGCTTCTCGCGGGCTTGGACCAATACACACGATTTAAGCGGGAAGTGGTTCATCAGTTTGTTGTAGAAAATCCCGGATCCTATGTTTCCTTATACCATTTAAATCAAGTAGCAGGTGGCAATGTTAATTATGAGACAACCTATCCTTATTACGACAAACTTAGTACTGAGGTGAAAAATAGTGCCTTGGGCAAGCATCTTGGCGACCGCCTGTCGGCGGCCAGAGGAATCCTGACAGGGCAGCTTTATAAAGATTTTGTATCGACAACACCAGACGGCCAGGAGCTGAGTCTGAAAGAGGTGATCGTTAAAAACAAGTATACCTTGCTAGACTTTTGGGCCAGCTGGTGTGGGCCTTGCCGAAAAGAAAATCCGCATGTTGTGGATACCTATGAAGCATTTAAAAAGCAAGGATTTACCGTGCTGAGTGTTTCGCTAGACGATGACAAGACACGCTGGACGGAGGCGATTAACAAGGATGGCATGCCCTGGTACCATGTTTCCAGCCTCAAAGGTTGGAAAGAGCCAGCGGCAGCACTCTATGGCGTTCGGGCTATTCCCCAAAATGTGCTAATTGACAGCCAGGGGAAGATTGTAGCAACAAACCTGCGGGGTGAAACACTTTTCAATAAAGTACAAAGTCTTTTAAAATAA
- the lepB gene encoding signal peptidase I: protein MNKKKHSIVLGLFVVFACIIISILYSRIDYYIVSTESMLPTIKPGNYILVKVFNHDSDPINDNYLLKSRILVIKKPVTEDTVISKGAALDVFVKRCHGIPGDTIRISRKDLVHKVSNLRDQFNKNIFPHDSTIRWSATQFGPLWVPKKGSTILLNAKNIVLYSSIMRYEGASFIQNRGKYFLNGKYVDHYTFKNNYYFFLGDNFYSSEDSRFWGLVPEINLIGKVIKII, encoded by the coding sequence ATGAATAAGAAAAAGCACTCCATTGTTTTAGGGCTATTTGTGGTTTTTGCTTGTATCATAATAAGCATTTTATATTCAAGAATTGATTATTACATCGTGTCAACTGAATCTATGCTACCGACTATAAAACCAGGAAATTACATATTGGTAAAGGTATTTAATCACGATTCGGATCCTATTAACGATAATTATTTACTGAAAAGCAGAATTTTGGTTATTAAAAAGCCTGTTACTGAAGACACGGTCATCTCGAAGGGAGCTGCATTAGATGTTTTCGTAAAGCGCTGCCATGGAATACCTGGCGACACGATTCGGATTTCAAGAAAAGATCTTGTTCATAAAGTCAGTAACTTAAGAGATCAATTTAATAAAAATATATTTCCGCATGATTCGACTATCCGTTGGTCTGCTACCCAATTTGGTCCGCTATGGGTGCCAAAGAAGGGGAGCACAATCTTGTTGAATGCCAAAAACATAGTGTTGTATAGTTCAATCATGAGGTATGAAGGGGCTTCATTTATCCAAAATCGAGGAAAGTACTTTCTAAATGGCAAATACGTCGATCATTATACATTTAAAAATAATTACTATTTTTTTCTCGGTGACAATTTTTATTCTTCCGAAGATTCTAGATTCTGGGGGCTGGTTCCAGAAATAAACCTGATAGGTAAAGTGATTAAAATTATCTAA
- a CDS encoding RNA polymerase sigma factor, giving the protein MVSDTNKTSDEKLIEEVFNGNMMSFSILIERYSSFVFQIVIKITGDREFAEEITQDIFLKVYKNLHKFEFKSKFSTWLYRVAYTTTISANRKASRLFLVEDFEQQYSNEIYEKEAEVEWLDKGQLNMAFKKALSDLDEADNLIITLYYLNEQSIEDICTILNLKNSAVKTRLHRARTRLKKLLI; this is encoded by the coding sequence ATGGTATCTGATACAAATAAAACGAGTGACGAAAAACTTATTGAGGAAGTTTTTAATGGAAATATGATGTCTTTTTCGATTTTAATAGAACGGTATAGTTCGTTTGTTTTTCAAATTGTTATCAAGATTACTGGTGATAGAGAATTTGCAGAAGAGATTACGCAGGATATTTTTCTCAAGGTATATAAAAACTTACATAAATTTGAGTTCAAGTCTAAATTTAGTACCTGGTTGTATCGTGTGGCCTATACCACGACAATCTCTGCGAATAGAAAAGCATCTAGATTATTTTTAGTAGAAGATTTCGAGCAGCAGTATTCTAATGAGATTTATGAAAAAGAAGCCGAAGTTGAGTGGCTAGATAAAGGTCAGTTAAATATGGCCTTTAAAAAAGCTCTATCTGACCTTGACGAAGCCGATAATTTGATCATAACATTATACTATCTAAATGAACAGTCTATTGAAGATATATGCACAATTTTAAATCTCAAGAATAGTGCGGTTAAAACCCGACTTCATCGAGCTAGAACACGATTAAAAAAACTCTTAATATAA
- a CDS encoding GLPGLI family protein, with the protein MYKETKNDMINIQRIVLITIALLFFFGDSHGQQNVSTSGIIQFQKKVNNHAQFKNMFDDQTPQGKRLIDNFTKMTEPFDTFYFSLEYADNNTLYKSEEYVESRNILSEITAQNAVFTDLDQKHAISAMTIFDKKINMDEKTMSIKWKLTDETRNIAGYNCIRANGVFGDSIYVVAFYTEDIALSGGPEHFNGLPGMILGIALPHDHVTWFATKVYKRSTSGPLQREFGGAKISRSEIPGYLKKAVIPKIKIKEEMFDRIMY; encoded by the coding sequence ATGTACAAAGAAACAAAAAATGATATGATAAATATTCAAAGAATAGTGTTAATTACTATCGCCCTACTTTTCTTCTTTGGCGATTCCCACGGGCAGCAAAATGTTTCGACGTCAGGTATCATTCAATTCCAAAAGAAGGTGAATAACCATGCACAATTTAAAAATATGTTTGATGATCAGACCCCGCAAGGTAAAAGATTGATTGACAACTTTACAAAAATGACAGAGCCATTCGATACGTTTTATTTTTCTTTGGAGTATGCAGACAATAATACGTTGTACAAATCCGAAGAATACGTTGAAAGCAGAAACATATTAAGTGAGATTACTGCTCAAAATGCCGTATTTACAGATCTAGATCAAAAACATGCTATTTCAGCAATGACCATTTTTGACAAAAAAATTAATATGGATGAAAAGACCATGTCGATCAAATGGAAATTGACAGATGAAACACGCAACATAGCGGGATACAATTGTATTAGAGCCAATGGAGTGTTTGGCGACTCTATCTATGTTGTGGCATTTTATACTGAAGATATCGCGTTGTCCGGTGGACCAGAGCATTTCAATGGTCTGCCAGGAATGATTTTGGGAATCGCATTACCACATGATCACGTCACCTGGTTTGCTACTAAGGTTTATAAACGATCTACCTCTGGTCCCCTGCAGCGAGAATTTGGGGGGGCTAAAATAAGTAGAAGTGAGATACCTGGGTATTTAAAGAAAGCAGTTATTCCTAAGATAAAAATCAAGGAAGAGATGTTTGATAGAATCATGTACTAA
- a CDS encoding PKD-like family lipoprotein: MKTYQLIMGAVFLFILGACSKDLGNYDYQEINELTIKDINEEYTLRTGLDTLSITPNITASMDGNDLTRYTYNWILRIDNKVFDTLSNVKDINYPVRLAPGEYAIFYRVLDKMTGVSWASNVKLKVVSPYSRGILIMGEDPEGYAEAEMLSMQSDTVHVRHVLSRSGLPRLRGPLGMVHTGGSSAYVRLWAMTREGSYFLDRASMTATSDNHLGRYVFMSDHIDPETLNPVVIAPQIRTATGDIGSTLYRALVTQRGDVFANIPLLMAGDFYNNPVNRVAAAPDELIPAAPYLLYPINSMNNVMWYDTRYQRFLNYTSIGLSTTSTVLADKDGEAFPWNQPVGRTLVYAENTRNTDGGSNNGNSFALMKDKDNSYHIYKFYANGTNPAKRNAYTVKSIATDFDKAEGYAFSSNRSIICYFVGSKLYAYDYNPGFEKIYTFPELGTDAITMIKFDTQIDHLTNSLYIASYKDQKGILRRFKVGNNPNIVELQLQDNSTWTDLIKIQSINWRAVN; the protein is encoded by the coding sequence ATGAAAACCTATCAGTTAATCATGGGCGCAGTCTTCCTATTTATCCTAGGAGCCTGCAGCAAAGACCTTGGTAATTACGATTACCAGGAAATAAACGAATTGACCATCAAAGATATCAACGAAGAATATACTTTACGGACGGGACTTGATACCTTAAGTATAACCCCTAACATTACGGCTTCTATGGACGGCAATGATCTCACCCGTTATACTTATAATTGGATTCTCAGAATTGACAATAAAGTTTTTGATACCCTCAGCAACGTAAAAGATATCAACTATCCAGTTCGCTTAGCGCCAGGGGAATATGCTATTTTTTACCGGGTGCTTGACAAAATGACCGGTGTCTCCTGGGCAAGCAATGTCAAGCTCAAGGTCGTCTCACCTTATTCCAGAGGAATTTTAATCATGGGAGAGGACCCTGAAGGCTATGCTGAGGCAGAAATGCTGTCCATGCAGAGCGATACCGTCCATGTCAGGCACGTGCTATCCAGATCAGGCTTGCCACGTCTTCGCGGACCACTGGGGATGGTACATACCGGCGGCTCGAGTGCATATGTCAGATTGTGGGCGATGACACGTGAAGGGTCATATTTTTTAGACCGGGCATCCATGACTGCTACCTCAGACAATCATCTGGGACGTTACGTATTTATGTCCGATCATATCGATCCCGAAACGCTAAATCCCGTCGTTATTGCACCGCAGATACGGACAGCTACTGGTGATATCGGTAGTACCCTTTATCGTGCCTTGGTAACCCAGCGCGGCGATGTTTTTGCAAACATACCCCTATTGATGGCGGGTGACTTTTACAACAATCCTGTGAATAGGGTAGCGGCCGCCCCGGACGAATTGATTCCCGCGGCGCCCTATTTACTATACCCTATCAATAGTATGAACAATGTCATGTGGTATGACACCCGTTATCAGCGCTTCCTAAATTATACCAGTATCGGATTGTCAACGACCTCCACGGTACTTGCAGATAAAGACGGTGAAGCATTCCCCTGGAATCAACCCGTGGGCCGTACACTGGTGTATGCTGAAAATACCCGGAACACTGATGGAGGCTCCAATAATGGTAATTCATTTGCCTTGATGAAAGACAAAGATAACAGTTACCATATCTACAAGTTTTATGCAAATGGAACGAATCCGGCCAAACGGAATGCGTATACCGTCAAATCCATTGCGACGGATTTTGATAAAGCAGAAGGATATGCCTTTTCATCCAATCGCAGTATTATATGCTATTTTGTGGGCAGCAAGCTCTATGCCTATGATTATAATCCCGGTTTCGAAAAGATTTATACTTTTCCAGAACTAGGAACAGATGCGATTACCATGATTAAGTTTGATACCCAGATCGACCATTTGACCAATAGTCTCTATATCGCCAGCTACAAGGATCAAAAAGGTATTCTTCGTCGCTTTAAAGTGGGCAATAACCCAAATATCGTTGAATTGCAGTTGCAGGACAATAGCACTTGGACGGATCTCATCAAAATACAATCGATTAATTGGCGTGCAGTCAATTAA
- a CDS encoding TonB-dependent receptor, which yields MSNRKLFAQEHFEIRGKVVDSADKTPLSNVSITFLRSKDSILIASTRTKEDGSFSIKSLVLGNYLLSVSHLRYTSYKTRLNVTIVGSIPTLELIKLERKSIKLEEVLVKSKKVAAITLKGDTLEFQADSFKVRENARVEDLLRQFPNFEVDKKGNITANGEKVKRVLLEGEEFFGDDPTLVTKNIRADIVEKIQLYDGDSEQTQLGGNNFGKKEKTVNVTLKANKKNGYFGKLQVTGGTPKIYDSQAMLNSFSSKRKLAGYGILSNNGITGLGWEDKTNFSNNEFGIDEVDGSGGNFEGKGIPTVKTGGAHFDENFVAKKYYINANYKIADYNTRGFENSVIENIQPDNSFTRFSKEEFNTNNLRNKADLRIKMALDSVNTFNLFLEGLKSKNNVQSMFSDSSIRQSGIKMNESQRDIYLNGDGSSFNGFFVWNRKFSPLSSISIRLNSSNARAETERNLYAKNLFYNLSDEEDQLIRLNERRFNTKTNLQYGGKIAYNNQFGKAITLISEYELSLQQSDNTTEISDIDTASSVFHTAMKYKLKQATHKLRASFEYSQAHIQMKIAPGIELNQQDQVDFFNNNNLNRKFVNWYPNLEAKYIFPRKNRLLFNYNGNTVQPNISQVQPIQINDDPLNVFVGNPLLKPAFKQSFNLNYRDYMLMEDKTILLNGLYAVEQHAIVPKITIDSVGKSIYEFANLSEFEQKSFDSYLIYSFRLSPIDIKINSDVGYSFAQTANYINELLNENKVQRLNFSLKFSKRNPEKYDISILFNTKYNTIKSSLDENLNANYWTYLIVPEFLFYPSKRYELSLNGTYDYQEPINVFSKKFERCIVNFSTARSFFKNQNLVVRVSANDILNQNKGFSRSVNNNLIVENTYSSIGRNFSLGLIWEINKMGN from the coding sequence ATGTCAAATAGAAAACTATTTGCACAAGAGCACTTTGAGATTAGAGGAAAAGTGGTTGATTCCGCTGATAAAACTCCTTTAAGCAATGTTTCCATTACATTTCTCAGATCTAAAGATTCAATATTGATCGCTAGCACTAGGACTAAGGAAGATGGTAGTTTTTCAATAAAAAGCTTAGTGCTAGGTAACTATTTGCTATCTGTTTCCCACCTACGTTATACATCATACAAAACGAGATTAAACGTTACAATCGTTGGAAGTATACCAACCCTGGAATTGATAAAACTTGAAAGGAAAAGTATAAAACTTGAAGAAGTGCTTGTCAAGTCAAAAAAGGTGGCAGCCATCACCCTTAAGGGAGATACGTTAGAATTTCAGGCGGATAGTTTTAAAGTGCGAGAAAACGCACGGGTTGAAGATCTATTACGGCAGTTTCCAAATTTTGAGGTTGACAAGAAGGGCAATATTACAGCCAATGGAGAAAAGGTAAAAAGAGTGCTATTAGAAGGAGAGGAATTTTTTGGAGATGATCCGACTTTGGTAACCAAGAATATTCGTGCAGATATTGTCGAAAAAATTCAATTGTATGATGGCGATAGTGAACAAACTCAACTTGGCGGAAATAATTTTGGTAAAAAAGAGAAGACTGTTAATGTCACTTTAAAAGCTAATAAGAAAAATGGATACTTCGGCAAGTTGCAGGTAACTGGAGGTACCCCGAAAATATATGATTCCCAAGCTATGTTAAATTCGTTCAGTTCAAAACGCAAGCTTGCGGGCTATGGTATATTAAGTAATAATGGAATTACAGGTTTGGGTTGGGAAGATAAAACCAATTTTAGTAACAATGAATTCGGAATCGACGAGGTTGATGGAAGTGGAGGTAATTTCGAGGGTAAAGGAATTCCAACAGTGAAAACGGGGGGAGCACATTTTGACGAAAATTTTGTAGCCAAAAAGTATTATATCAATGCCAATTATAAAATTGCAGATTATAACACACGAGGATTTGAGAATTCCGTAATTGAAAATATTCAACCTGACAACAGTTTCACACGTTTCTCTAAAGAAGAATTCAATACAAATAATTTAAGAAATAAGGCTGACTTGAGAATAAAAATGGCGCTAGATTCAGTCAATACATTTAATCTATTTCTAGAAGGGCTAAAAAGTAAAAACAATGTTCAAAGCATGTTTTCGGATAGCAGTATAAGGCAAAGTGGAATTAAAATGAATGAGAGCCAGCGGGATATCTATCTAAACGGAGACGGCTCTAGTTTTAATGGTTTCTTCGTGTGGAATAGGAAATTCAGTCCATTGAGTTCTATTTCCATTCGCTTAAACAGTTCAAATGCTAGGGCAGAAACCGAACGCAATTTGTATGCAAAGAATTTATTTTATAACCTTTCGGATGAAGAAGATCAGCTAATAAGGCTGAATGAACGTCGTTTTAATACGAAAACTAACCTACAGTATGGTGGGAAAATTGCATACAACAATCAATTTGGGAAAGCAATAACTTTAATATCAGAATATGAGTTGTCATTACAACAATCTGATAATACTACTGAAATTTCCGATATTGACACCGCGTCGTCTGTTTTTCATACTGCAATGAAATATAAGCTTAAACAAGCTACTCATAAATTAAGGGCGTCGTTTGAATATTCACAGGCACATATCCAGATGAAAATTGCTCCTGGTATTGAGCTTAATCAGCAAGATCAAGTAGATTTTTTTAATAATAATAACCTCAATAGAAAGTTTGTCAATTGGTATCCAAATTTAGAAGCCAAATATATATTTCCGAGAAAAAATAGGTTATTGTTTAACTACAATGGCAACACCGTACAGCCCAATATAAGTCAGGTTCAACCTATACAGATTAATGATGATCCCTTGAATGTTTTTGTGGGCAATCCATTGCTTAAACCTGCATTTAAGCAGTCGTTTAATCTAAATTATAGGGATTACATGTTAATGGAAGATAAAACCATCCTATTAAATGGTCTATATGCAGTGGAACAACACGCTATAGTTCCTAAAATTACGATAGATTCAGTTGGAAAAAGTATTTATGAGTTTGCTAATCTTTCAGAATTTGAACAAAAATCATTTGACAGCTACCTAATTTATTCCTTTAGATTGTCGCCGATTGATATTAAGATTAATAGTGATGTTGGTTATAGTTTTGCACAAACAGCCAATTATATTAATGAACTTTTGAATGAAAATAAAGTACAGAGACTTAATTTCTCATTAAAATTTTCAAAAAGAAATCCGGAAAAATATGATATCTCAATTTTATTCAATACAAAATATAATACGATCAAATCTTCGTTGGATGAAAATCTCAATGCTAATTATTGGACATATTTAATTGTTCCAGAGTTTTTGTTTTATCCATCCAAGAGGTATGAACTTTCATTAAATGGGACTTACGATTACCAAGAGCCTATCAATGTATTTAGTAAAAAGTTCGAACGATGTATTGTAAATTTCTCTACTGCTAGATCATTTTTTAAAAATCAAAATTTGGTAGTTAGAGTATCTGCAAATGATATTCTGAACCAAAATAAGGGTTTTTCAAGATCTGTAAATAATAATTTGATTGTTGAAAATACCTACTCCTCGATCGGAAGAAACTTTTCACTTGGCTTGATTTGGGAGATTAACAAAATGGGAAATTAA
- a CDS encoding O-antigen ligase family protein: protein MLKQYSNSALLNLIFIIVPISVLYSLVLSFSSQGNFYLNSEKVINTTLSITVCIITIAIQFTFQGGKKFQLPSVNVVDILVGTWTIYLTVGVAYFDIIHNEKFYTFSLAILFYFLARIIIPSCRKIRYQGILNRALILLSLLQIIIVLLQYLGYLPVFDDNFKVTGTFKNPAPLALFLCAIFPVSLSALLFSNDNSLKTISIINVISTASVLFVTQNRASLITVLLISLIMIFYRYQFANKLRNIGRRTYLIVLPLSLTLVVALFYYLIKYKVASSDGRLLIWKISTDIISRNPFFGTGYGSFKLNYTRWQVAYFEKYPQFLNEKYLSDLRVRDIAGYVKISYNEYLEMILEQGIIGFLIFVIILSIVILRYIKINKGNETLGYFFSIISILITGLFSYPFYSLPTLFLFTLLLAIVIANSDYKEIKLNRLLSISIVLLLVGVAIFLCFRAFHMRKDQINLLKAETLLFNNDPIKAEIIFEKLADSQSGNPDYLLNYGKCLYLNRKLAKAKHIFIAALSLDYNPMVHINLGNLYKEEGNIDKSDFFYRKAILINPSHLYPKYLLFKLYYDNNLEDESRKIATEIINSKIKVRTSLSEEILKEVNRYLRSPRN from the coding sequence ATGTTGAAACAATATTCTAATTCCGCTCTATTGAATCTTATATTTATTATTGTTCCTATATCGGTACTTTATTCGTTAGTACTATCTTTTTCAAGCCAAGGCAATTTCTATCTTAATTCAGAGAAAGTAATTAATACAACACTATCAATAACAGTGTGCATAATCACAATTGCAATTCAATTCACATTTCAGGGGGGAAAAAAGTTTCAACTCCCTAGCGTCAATGTAGTGGATATACTAGTGGGAACGTGGACAATATACTTAACAGTCGGAGTAGCATATTTTGATATAATTCATAATGAAAAATTTTATACATTTTCGCTCGCCATTTTATTCTATTTTCTTGCTAGGATCATAATACCATCCTGTAGAAAAATAAGATATCAAGGAATTTTAAATCGAGCGCTTATTTTGTTGTCTTTACTTCAAATAATCATAGTTTTGCTTCAATATCTGGGATACCTCCCAGTTTTTGATGATAATTTTAAGGTTACAGGGACTTTTAAAAATCCAGCGCCTTTAGCATTGTTTCTTTGTGCTATTTTTCCTGTCTCATTATCAGCTTTACTTTTTTCGAATGATAATTCATTAAAAACAATCTCAATTATTAATGTTATTTCCACTGCTAGCGTTTTGTTTGTTACCCAGAATAGAGCATCTCTTATAACCGTCTTATTGATATCATTGATAATGATTTTTTATCGTTATCAATTTGCCAATAAGCTTAGGAATATTGGAAGACGAACCTATCTAATAGTATTACCATTAAGTCTCACTTTGGTCGTAGCCCTATTTTATTATTTGATTAAATATAAAGTTGCGTCTTCTGATGGTCGATTATTAATATGGAAGATATCAACCGATATAATTTCGCGAAATCCCTTTTTTGGGACTGGGTATGGTTCGTTTAAGCTGAATTATACTAGGTGGCAGGTAGCATACTTTGAAAAATATCCACAATTTTTAAATGAAAAATATTTGAGTGATTTACGTGTAAGAGATATTGCGGGATATGTTAAAATATCGTACAATGAATATTTAGAAATGATTTTGGAGCAAGGAATAATAGGCTTCCTCATTTTTGTTATTATACTATCAATTGTTATTCTGAGGTATATAAAAATTAATAAGGGTAATGAAACCTTAGGTTATTTTTTTTCGATAATTTCCATTTTAATAACGGGGTTATTTTCCTATCCCTTCTATTCCTTGCCGACCCTTTTTTTATTTACATTATTATTGGCTATTGTCATAGCCAACAGTGATTATAAAGAAATTAAACTAAATCGCCTTTTGTCAATATCTATAGTTCTTCTGCTAGTCGGTGTCGCCATCTTTTTATGCTTCAGAGCATTCCATATGCGAAAGGACCAAATCAATTTGTTAAAAGCTGAAACTTTATTATTTAACAATGATCCGATAAAAGCAGAGATTATATTCGAGAAATTAGCGGATTCTCAATCAGGTAACCCAGATTATCTTCTGAATTATGGCAAATGTCTTTATTTAAATAGAAAATTAGCTAAGGCTAAGCATATCTTTATTGCCGCTCTTTCATTGGACTACAACCCAATGGTTCATATTAATTTGGGAAACCTTTATAAAGAAGAGGGAAATATTGATAAGAGTGACTTTTTTTATAGGAAGGCAATTCTTATTAACCCTTCTCATCTTTATCCAAAATACCTACTGTTTAAGTTGTATTACGACAATAATTTAGAAGACGAAAGCCGAAAAATTGCAACGGAGATTATAAATTCAAAAATTAAAGTCAGAACAAGCCTCTCCGAAGAGATTTTGAAAGAAGTTAATCGGTATTTAAGATCACCACGAAATTAA
- a CDS encoding LytR/AlgR family response regulator transcription factor codes for MNKINVIIIEDELLATKRLQRLVANIECLKLLGSYQYLINAKEILASGGVNLMILNIQAQGSETLRFIKSLSNPPFIIIVTHQREFAADGFELEVIDYILKPSLTQERFEKAINKIGNFIILQKNKQLDQIIKFKDGHKSLFINSGHIFYIKALGDYVQIITKHENHTVSTTLKDLEKTLNEKGFVRIHRSHIVNVNQIKAVDAIQVSLKNNLKLDIGLKYRNNLYSIMGL; via the coding sequence ATGAATAAAATTAATGTGATAATTATAGAGGATGAACTCCTTGCTACTAAACGATTGCAGCGTTTAGTAGCAAATATTGAATGTTTAAAATTATTAGGAAGTTATCAATATTTGATAAACGCTAAGGAAATTTTAGCGTCAGGTGGCGTAAATTTAATGATTTTAAATATTCAGGCTCAAGGAAGTGAAACGTTACGGTTTATAAAATCATTGTCCAATCCTCCTTTTATAATTATCGTCACTCACCAGCGAGAATTTGCAGCTGATGGATTTGAACTTGAAGTAATAGACTATATACTTAAGCCATCGCTAACGCAAGAAAGGTTTGAAAAAGCGATAAACAAAATTGGGAATTTTATCATTTTGCAGAAAAATAAACAATTGGATCAAATCATTAAGTTTAAAGATGGCCATAAATCTTTATTCATTAATTCTGGTCATATATTCTATATTAAAGCTTTAGGAGATTATGTGCAAATTATTACAAAACATGAAAATCATACAGTTTCTACAACTCTTAAAGATCTCGAAAAGACGCTAAATGAAAAAGGGTTTGTCAGAATTCATCGATCTCATATTGTCAATGTAAATCAAATAAAGGCAGTAGATGCTATTCAAGTGAGCTTAAAAAATAATTTAAAGTTAGATATAGGTTTAAAATATAGGAATAACTTATACAGCATAATGGGGCTATAA
- a CDS encoding DUF1573 domain-containing protein, with translation MKFSVLVVATFFLFSCVENGQKPETDANQKIDRQSNAEIQFDKDKVDFGVIPQDTLVTALYQIKNIGSDTLKITDIQPDCSCTSFYVSKFKIAPNDTASVKLNINTFHKHGNIEQYTVLVTNTKKKFYSLKNTAVVN, from the coding sequence ATGAAATTTTCAGTTCTAGTTGTAGCGACATTTTTTCTATTTTCTTGCGTAGAAAATGGTCAAAAGCCAGAAACAGATGCTAATCAAAAAATTGATAGACAATCTAATGCTGAGATTCAATTTGATAAAGACAAGGTCGATTTTGGAGTAATACCACAAGACACATTAGTAACCGCATTATATCAAATCAAAAATATAGGCAGTGATACTTTAAAAATCACCGATATACAACCCGACTGTAGCTGTACGAGTTTCTATGTTTCAAAGTTTAAAATTGCACCTAATGATACAGCGTCGGTAAAGCTAAACATAAATACTTTCCATAAGCATGGTAACATTGAGCAATATACCGTCTTAGTAACGAATACCAAAAAGAAATTCTATTCATTAAAAAATACTGCAGTTGTGAATTAG